The nucleotide window CGGTTAACGAACTAGGCTCTATAACTATTTATATATGGGACATGATACTTTCCATAGCCGCATATTTTATTAATTTAGAAAATCTTATAGACCAGATGATATTTATCGGCATGGATTCATTTTCCGTTATCGGATTAACGGGTCTTTTCACCGGCATGGTTTTGTCTTTGCAAGCCTATTATGCCGCTAAAATAGTAGGCGTCACTTATATGATAGGCCCTACCGTAGCGCTGTCTATGCTGAGGGAACTGGGTCCTGTTCTGACGGCGCTTATGATTACCGCAAGATGCGGTTCTTCTATGGCTTCGGAAATAGGAACTATGAGGGTGACCGAGCAGATAGACGCTCTAGAGGTTATGGCGGTAGATCCTTATTATTTCCTTTCCGTTCCACGTATTCTTGCCGCAATGATAATGCTTCCGGTAATGGCGGTGCTATGTTCTTTAATAGGAATTATAGGCGGATATATCGTTTACGTTTATTTTTTAGGATTAAACCATGTAACTTATATAGATAAAATATATCAGTACGTCAAACTTAGCGATATATATAACGGCTTGTTAAAAGCCGTATTTTTCGGCGCTATATTGTCTGTTATCAGTACTTATAAAGGGTTTCAGACTTCCGGAGGCGCTAAAGGAGTTGGAAAATTTACTACGCAGGCGGTAGTGTTAAGTTCGATTTATATTTTATTTGCCGATTATCTTTTAACGTCGATTTTATTTTGATTTTTAAACCGTCGGTTTGTCTTAAATTGATTAATTTTATATAGAGGTATATAATTATAAATATTCAAATATAGATATAACATTATTTATTAGTTTTTAATCGTTCGCATCGGGAAAGGTATTTAAAATTTATTTTTTTATGATTATTTTAGACAAATTGTCGAAATCTTTTAACGGAATAAAAGTTTTAGACGATTTAAATATAAAATTCGAGGATAAAAAAATAACGGTAGTAATAGGCAGGAGCGGCGGCGGAAAAAGCGTGATGCTGAAGCACATAATAGGGCTTATGCAGCCAGATTCCGGCAGAGTTTTAATAAACGGCATAGATATTAATCTTTTAAAAAAGAAAGAACTTAACGAAGTAAGAAAAAAATTCGGAATGGTTTTTCAGGACGGCGCATTATTGGATTCCTTAAATGTTTTTGAAAATGTGGCGTTTCCTTTGAGGCGTCATCTGAAAATTTCAGAAAATGAAATTAAGGAAAAAGTATTTTCCGTATTAGAAGACGTCGGTTTGGAAGGCCATGACAAGAAAATGCCATCCGAAATATCGGGCGGCATGAGAAAAAGAGTAGGGGTAGCGAGGGCTCTTATACTTAATCCGGAGATAATGCTTTTTGACGAACCCACTACCGGATTAGACCCTATTATGTCGGACGTTATCAATAATCTGATTATATCCATGCACGATA belongs to Candidatus Acidulodesulfobacterium acidiphilum and includes:
- a CDS encoding ABC transporter permease — its product is MNIIIKLLSPFEKIGNFVIYTVNELGSITIYIWDMILSIAAYFINLENLIDQMIFIGMDSFSVIGLTGLFTGMVLSLQAYYAAKIVGVTYMIGPTVALSMLRELGPVLTALMITARCGSSMASEIGTMRVTEQIDALEVMAVDPYYFLSVPRILAAMIMLPVMAVLCSLIGIIGGYIVYVYFLGLNHVTYIDKIYQYVKLSDIYNGLLKAVFFGAILSVISTYKGFQTSGGAKGVGKFTTQAVVLSSIYILFADYLLTSILF
- a CDS encoding ABC transporter ATP-binding protein; translated protein: MIILDKLSKSFNGIKVLDDLNIKFEDKKITVVIGRSGGGKSVMLKHIIGLMQPDSGRVLINGIDINLLKKKELNEVRKKFGMVFQDGALLDSLNVFENVAFPLRRHLKISENEIKEKVFSVLEDVGLEGHDKKMPSEISGGMRKRVGVARALILNPEIMLFDEPTTGLDPIMSDVINNLIISMHDKFNFTGIIISHDIAGAYKTGDIIAMLYEGKIIEYGQSEAFKNSVNPVVKQFVSGSMEGPISI